In Fibrobacter sp. UWB15, the following proteins share a genomic window:
- a CDS encoding RluA family pseudouridine synthase has protein sequence MNYIVDEKHSGERIDKFLVGVMENVSRTDIQKLIAAGEVKVGGIASLKNFRVETGMVVVVDKIPEKEASTLEPENIPLDIVYEDDDIVVLNKPRNLVVHPGNGVQNGTLAAGLLYHFKENLSAVNGPLRPGIVHRLDKDTPGLMVVAKNDAAHRHLAHQLETRTLHRTYNALVWGHPRDLEGTIDAPIGRNPKNRLKMAVVSDGKPSRTHFVAKKFFAFATLLELQLESGRTHQIRVHSRYMGHPVVGDPLYDGRDGCLNRVSPLMKDVAAKVLEIAPAQLLQAVKIELIHPTTGKKMKFKVPLEKPFEQVLKLLKKECPAEAPVFDDEDEGFRDFDPEMRFSEGYESDEAESENLDVFDEGVFPELKERKTRAQRFAERAARAANRKAKAAERKRIKQEKAARKRGIAPEDFVQPGYEPTIDPDLL, from the coding sequence ATGAACTATATCGTTGACGAAAAGCATTCTGGAGAACGCATTGACAAGTTCCTTGTGGGTGTCATGGAAAACGTGTCCCGCACGGACATACAGAAGTTGATTGCCGCCGGCGAAGTCAAGGTGGGCGGCATTGCCTCTCTCAAGAATTTCCGTGTCGAAACGGGCATGGTCGTGGTGGTGGACAAGATTCCCGAAAAAGAAGCAAGTACGCTTGAACCCGAAAATATTCCACTCGACATCGTTTACGAAGACGACGATATCGTGGTCTTGAACAAGCCGCGTAACTTGGTGGTGCATCCGGGTAACGGTGTACAGAACGGGACGCTTGCCGCAGGCCTTCTGTATCATTTTAAAGAAAATTTGTCTGCAGTGAACGGTCCGTTACGCCCGGGCATTGTCCATCGACTGGACAAGGATACACCAGGGCTTATGGTGGTGGCCAAAAACGATGCCGCCCATAGGCATTTGGCTCACCAGCTTGAAACGCGCACGCTGCACCGCACCTATAATGCCCTGGTGTGGGGGCATCCTCGCGACTTGGAAGGTACAATCGATGCCCCCATCGGGCGTAACCCCAAGAATCGCCTCAAGATGGCTGTCGTGAGCGATGGCAAGCCGAGCCGCACGCACTTTGTGGCAAAGAAATTTTTTGCCTTCGCAACATTGCTTGAATTGCAGCTCGAATCGGGCCGTACGCACCAGATTCGCGTACATAGCCGCTACATGGGGCACCCAGTCGTGGGCGATCCGCTGTACGACGGCCGCGACGGCTGCCTGAACCGCGTGTCTCCCTTGATGAAGGATGTCGCCGCGAAGGTTCTTGAAATTGCTCCTGCCCAGCTTTTGCAAGCCGTGAAAATTGAACTGATTCACCCGACCACGGGCAAAAAGATGAAGTTCAAGGTGCCGCTCGAAAAACCTTTCGAACAAGTTCTTAAACTCCTCAAGAAGGAATGCCCGGCTGAAGCTCCTGTCTTTGATGACGAAGATGAAGGCTTTCGCGATTTCGATCCTGAAATGCGCTTTAGCGAAGGCTACGAATCGGATGAAGCTGAATCTGAAAATCTGGATGTGTTTGACGAAGGTGTTTTCCCGGAATTGAAGGAGCGCAAGACGCGTGCCCAGCGCTTCGCTGAACGTGCCGCCCGTGCAGCTAACCGCAAGGCTAAGGCTGCTGAACGTAAGCGTATCAAACAGGAAAAGGCCGCCCGCAAGCGCGGCATTGCTCCCGAAGACTTCGTTCAGCCCGGTTACGAACCGACTATCGATCCGGATTTGTTGTAG